The following are encoded in a window of Urocitellus parryii isolate mUroPar1 chromosome 7, mUroPar1.hap1, whole genome shotgun sequence genomic DNA:
- the Rnd2 gene encoding rho-related GTP-binding protein RhoN isoform X1: MEGQSGRCKIVVVGDAECGKTALLQVFAKDAYPGSYVPTVFENYTASFEIDKRRIELNMWDTSGSSYYDNVRPLAYPDSDAVLICFDISRPETLDSVLKKWQGETQEFCPNAKVVLVGCKLDMRTDLATLRELSKQRLIPVTHEQGTVLAKQVGAVSYVECSSRSSERSVRDVFHVATVASLGRGHRQLRRTDSRRGLQRSTQLSGRPDRGNEGEIHKDRAKSCNLICSHTF; encoded by the exons ATGGAGGGGCAGAGCGGCCGCTGCAAGATCGTGGTGGTGGGGGATGCAGAGTGCGGCAAGACGGCGCTGCTGCAGGTGTTCGCCAAGGACGCCTACCCCGGG AGTTATGTCCCCACTGTGTTTGAGAACTACACCGCGAGCTTTGAGATCGACAAACGCCGCATTGAGCTCAACATGTGGGATACTTCAG GTTCCTCTTACTATGATAACGTGCGGCCTCTGGCCTATCCTGATTCCGATGCTGTGCTCATCTGCTTTGACATTAGCCGGCCAGAAACACTGGACAGTGTCCTTAAGAAG TGGCAGGGTGAGACTCAGGAGTTTTGCCCCAATGCCAAGGTTGTGCTGGTTGGCTGTAAACTGGACATGCGGACGGACCTGGCCACACTGAGGGAGCtgtccaagcagagacttatcCCTGTTACACATGAGCAG GGGACTGTGCTGGCCAAGCAGGTGGGGGCTGTGTCCTATGTTGAATGCTCCTCCAGGTCCTCTGAGCGCAGCGTCAGGGATGTCTTTCATGTGGCCACAGTGGCCTCCCTTGGCCGTGGCCATAGGCAGCTGCGCCGTACTGACTCACGCCGGGGACTTCAGCGGTCCACTCAGCTGTCAGGACGGCCAGACCGGGGGAATGAGGGCGAGATACACAAGGATCGTGCCAAGAGCTGCAACCTCAT CTGTTCTCACACATTCTAA
- the Vat1 gene encoding synaptic vesicle membrane protein VAT-1 homolog, protein MSAEREVAEAATVVVAAAEEGAKEDVSSQPPKAEATSDPQPPAASEGAAAASPLPPLRCLVLSGFGGYDKVKLQSRPAVPPAPGPGQLTLRVRACGLNFADLMARQGLYDRLPPLPVTPGMEGAGVVIAVGEGVNDRKAGDRVMVLNRSGMWQEEVTVPSAQTFLMPEAMTFEEAAALLVNYITAYMVLFDFGNLRPGNSVLVHMAAGGVGMAAVQLCRTVENVTVFGTASASKHKVLKENGVTHPIDYHTTDYVDEIKKISPKGVDIVMDSLGGSDTAKGYNLLKPMGKVVTYGMANLLTGPKRNLMALARTWWNQFSVTALQLLQANRAVCGFHLGYLDGEVELVSNVVARLLALYNQGLIKPHIDSVWPFEKVTDAMKQMQEKKNVGKVLLVPGSEKEN, encoded by the exons ATGTCCGCCGAGAGAGAGGTAGCCGAAGCGGCCACTGTGGTGGTGGCGGCGGCCGAGGAAGGGGCCAAGGAAGATGTTTCTTCGCAACCCCCGAAAGCTGAGGCAACTAGCGACCCGCAGCCGCCCGCGGCCTCTGAAGGAGCGGCCGCCGCCTCTCCGCTGCCGCCGCTGCGCTGCCTGGTGCTCTCTGGCTTCGGCGGCTATGACAAGGTGAAACTGCAGAGCCGGCCGGCCGTGCCCCCAGCTCCCGGGCCCGGTCAGCTGACGTTGCGCGTCCGGGCCTGCGGGCTCAACTTTGCAGATCTCATGGCCCGGCAGGGGCTGTACGACCGGCTGCCACCGCTGCCCGTCACTCCTGGCATGGAGGGTGCGGGCGTTGTGATCGCCGTGGGCGAGGGAGTCAACGACCGCAAG GCAGGGGATCGGGTGATGGTGCTGAACCGGTCAGGAATGTGGCAAGAGGAGGTGACTGTGCCCTCAGCCCAAACCTTCCTGATGCCTGAGGCCATGACCTTTGAGGAAGCAGCTGCCTTGCTGGTCAATTACATCACAGCCTACATGGTCCTCTTTGACTTCGGCAATTTGAGGCCTGGCAACAGCGTCTTGGTACACATGGCTGCAG GTGGTGTGGGTATGGCAGCTGTGCAGCTGTGTCGTACAGTGGAGAATGTGACAGTGTTCGGAACAGCCTCAGCCAGCAAGCATAAGGTGCTGAAGGAGAATGGGGTCACACATCCTATCGACTACCACACAACTGACTATGTGGATGAGATCAAGAAGATCTCCCCCAAAG GAGTGGACATCGTCATGGACTCTTTGGGTGGGTCAGATACTGCCAAGGGCTACAACCTCCTCAAACCCATGGGCAAAGTCGTCACCTATG GAATGGCCAACCTGCTGACGGGCCCCAAGCGGAACCTGATGGCCCTAGCCCGCACATGGTGGAATCAGTTCAGTGTGACAGCTCTGCAGCTGCTACAGGCCAACCGGGCTGTGTGTGGCTTTCACCTGGGCTACCTGGATGGTGAGGTAGAGCTGGTCAGTAATGTGGTGGCCCGCCTTCTGGCTTTGTACAACCAGGGTCTCATCAAACCTCACATTGATTCCGTCTGGCCCTTTGAGAAG gTGACTGATGCTATGAAGCAGATGCAGGAGAAAAAGAATGTGGGCAAGGTCCTCCTGGTTCCTGGGTCAGAGAAGGAGAACTAG
- the Rnd2 gene encoding rho-related GTP-binding protein RhoN isoform X2, with translation MEGQSGRCKIVVVGDAECGKTALLQVFAKDAYPGSYVPTVFENYTASFEIDKRRIELNMWDTSGSSYYDNVRPLAYPDSDAVLICFDISRPETLDSVLKKWQGETQEFCPNAKVVLVGCKLDMRTDLATLRELSKQRLIPVTHEQGTVLAKQVGAVSYVECSSRSSERSVRDVFHVATVASLGRGHRQLRRTDSRRGLQRSTQLSGRPDRGNEGEIHKDRAKSCNLM, from the exons ATGGAGGGGCAGAGCGGCCGCTGCAAGATCGTGGTGGTGGGGGATGCAGAGTGCGGCAAGACGGCGCTGCTGCAGGTGTTCGCCAAGGACGCCTACCCCGGG AGTTATGTCCCCACTGTGTTTGAGAACTACACCGCGAGCTTTGAGATCGACAAACGCCGCATTGAGCTCAACATGTGGGATACTTCAG GTTCCTCTTACTATGATAACGTGCGGCCTCTGGCCTATCCTGATTCCGATGCTGTGCTCATCTGCTTTGACATTAGCCGGCCAGAAACACTGGACAGTGTCCTTAAGAAG TGGCAGGGTGAGACTCAGGAGTTTTGCCCCAATGCCAAGGTTGTGCTGGTTGGCTGTAAACTGGACATGCGGACGGACCTGGCCACACTGAGGGAGCtgtccaagcagagacttatcCCTGTTACACATGAGCAG GGGACTGTGCTGGCCAAGCAGGTGGGGGCTGTGTCCTATGTTGAATGCTCCTCCAGGTCCTCTGAGCGCAGCGTCAGGGATGTCTTTCATGTGGCCACAGTGGCCTCCCTTGGCCGTGGCCATAGGCAGCTGCGCCGTACTGACTCACGCCGGGGACTTCAGCGGTCCACTCAGCTGTCAGGACGGCCAGACCGGGGGAATGAGGGCGAGATACACAAGGATCGTGCCAAGAGCTGCAACCTCATGTGA